A genomic window from Salvia miltiorrhiza cultivar Shanhuang (shh) chromosome 5, IMPLAD_Smil_shh, whole genome shotgun sequence includes:
- the LOC131024436 gene encoding proline-rich receptor-like protein kinase PERK10, producing MASASSTQPPLPPDGPQDSSPPPLKNSPPSIPAPPPLPKPPPMASPPPETIVSPPPSLPSTPPATPPPISLAPPLKPPVNSPPPPLIDAPYSPPPPNHSPPPPQPLNSPAPPAPKSQQPPKSSPPPKPPASSPSPPSPSPPPPPPRSSPPPPPQNSPPPPPRNSSPPPPPPPRNSPPPPPPPRNSPPPPPPPQNSPPPPPPPPPPLRSPPMSPHAPSILKSPPPHSSRSPPSHPRINSSTGNAPKDSGHIDYGGIHTEAGVILYSVVGILVFLLVVACCVRWRKKASGRNGNYIVPTSSHESDPAFLKLQMSKPKNRSGSGLDIICSPHDPGGFGSSRTWFNYEELVQATNGFSAQNLLGEGGFGSVYKGSLANGRDVAVKQLKIGGGQGEREFRSEVEIISRIHHRHLVSLVGYCINENRRLLVYEYFPNNNLYYHLHGEGMPVLNWAVRVKIALGAARGIAYLHEDCHPRIIHRDIKSSNILIDSNFEARVSDFGLARLALDANSHVTTRVMGTFGYMAPEYASSGKLTERSDVYSFGVVLLELITGRKPVDKSRPLDAESLVEYARPLLSQALVTRDFERLVDPRLERQYINSEMFRMIEAAAACVRHSFIKRPKMGQVVRALDTMATTDLTNGMRVGESEMFSPRTQSAEIRLFQRMAFGPQDDISSGFFE from the exons ATGGCTTCTGCATCTTCTACACAACCTCCTCTTCCTCCTGATGGTCCTCAGGATTCATCACCGCCACCACTGAAAAATTCCCCTCCCTCAATCCCAGCACCTCCACCTCTGCCTAAGCCACCACCTATGGCTTCTCCTCCCCCTGAAACTATAGTTTCTCCTCCTCCATCATTACCTTCTACTCCACCTGCTACTCCACCTCCAATATCACTTGCACCTCCTCTTAAACCACCAGTTAACTCTCCACCACCTCCACTGATTGATGCTCCCTATTCACCGCCTCCTCCTAATCACTCTCCACCCCCGCCTCAGCCGTTAAACAGTCCTGCACCTCCAGCTCCGAAATCACAACAGCCCCCTAAGAGTTCACCACCACCTAAGCCCCCAGCAAGTTCCCCTTCACCGCCGTCACCAtctccaccacctccacctccacggagctcaCCTCCACCACCTCCACAAAACTCACCTCCACCACCGCCACGAAACTCAtctccaccacctccaccacctCCACGAAActcacctccacctccaccacctCCACGCAActcacctccacctccaccacctCCACAAAACTCCCCTCCACCTCCTCCtccacctcctcctcctctACGATCACCACCAATGTCACCACATGCACCTTCAATACTAAAATCACCACCTCCTCATTCCTCTCGGTCACCGCCATCCCATCCAAGAATCAATAGTTCCACTGGTAATGCACCAAAAGATTCAGGGCATATTGATTATGGGGGCATTCATACTGAGGCCGGCGTGATATTATATTCAGTAGTGGGTATATTAGTATTTTTGCTAGTGGTTGCATGTTGTGTGAGATGGCGAAAAAAAGCTTCTGGACGTAATGGTAATTACATTGTGCCGACCTCTTCCCATGAATCAG ATCCTGCATTTTTGAAGTTGCAAATGTCAAAACCCAAAAATAGAAGTGGCTCTGGCCTAGATATCATCTGTTCACCCCATGATCCTGGTGGCTTCGGCAGTTCTAGGACGTGGTTCAACTATGAAGAACTAGTCCAGGCAACAAATGGATTTTCAGCACAGAATCTCTTGGGTGAAGGTGGATTTGGGTCTGTGTACAAAGGAAGCTTGGCAAATGGTAGAGATGTAGCAGTTAAGCAGTTAAAGATTGGCGGAGGGCAGGGAGAACGGGAATTTAGGTCGGAAGTTGAGATAATAAGTCGTATTCACCATCGCCATTTGGTTTCACTTGTCGGTTATTGCATTAATGAAAACAGAAGGCTGCTTGTATACGAATATTTCCCTAATAATAATCTCTATTACCACCTTCATG GTGAAGGTATGCCTGTTCTAAACTGGGCTGTACGTGTAAAGATTGCTCTGGGTGCAGCTCGTGGAATAGCTTACCTTCATGAAGACT GCCATCCTCGTATCATCCATAGAGATATAAAGTCATCTAACATCCTCATAGATAGTAACTTTGAAGCTCGG GTTTCTGATTTTGGATTAGCTAGATTAGCTTTGGATGCAAATTCACATGTTACCACACGTGTTATGGGAAcatttgg GTACATGGCTCCTGAATATGCATCTAGTGGCAAGTTGACTGAAAGGTCCGACGTATATTCCTTTGGAGTTGTGCTTTTAGAGTTAATTACTGGACGCAAGCCTGTAGATAAATCTCGGCCATTAGACGCTGAGAGCTTAGTTGAGTAT GCTCGACCTTTGCTATCTCAAGCACTTGTGACACGGGACTTCGAGAGGTTGGTCGATCCAAGACTTGAAAGACAATACATCAACAGTGAGATGTTTCGGATGATTGAAGCTGCAGCAGCGTGTGTGCGCCATTCATTTATCAAGAGACCAAAGATGGGACAG GTGGTGAGAGCATTGGACACGATGGCTACAACAGATCTAACAAACGGAATGAGAGTCGGGGAGAGCGAAATGTTCAGCCCCAGAACGCAGTCTGCAGAAATCCGACTATTTCAAAGGATGGCTTTCGGCCCTCAAGATGATATTAGTAGCGGATTCTTCGAGTAG